A single window of Enoplosus armatus isolate fEnoArm2 chromosome 22, fEnoArm2.hap1, whole genome shotgun sequence DNA harbors:
- the LOC139305338 gene encoding zinc finger protein ZFMSA12A-like encodes MAWKSKGPPLPPASLRLLVPPVRLMSAFIWQVAQQHSVMQYDKLVDFISLATEMVPELLSPSQRVQLILGLRARLVLELCRGDGVANLQTIQSHLDKIHACSTELSSTDQMAGGDILKTSYTNFASLVQNLLNVPFEKEFFFQEVFPANYGSNYDQRLEQLVSEFLSRLEQLLPIPDLHQTAAWLTETSSVAEDFGQHLSEPLALKTLLLHHRQSGTLSSAPSSSEEDILLSTLALPAQTGVERFSEPYSEDDDYDYEEETLVLEDLEEVSSQSSGVTADDWSPKRESGLSRLFICPQCSFAHRIKRKVEEHIQSEHHMTAPIQKKLSVKKSRVKTQQQKSKDLKAEKKKVGGTLEKKRKRKQKDSVEKKRERKQKKDNLENKKRRRRKEPTGEDKRFLSTRPVNKNFTEEETKCPKCEKVFEHPNQLKTHMKFHSFPYHCSQCEKGFTSQSGYYQHQRLHKRGRIFICSQCNKGFLCNYALKQHERLHEGHSNLCTICGKGFSKTGITRHMQMHRGEKNFLCTTCGKSFLSSGELLLHTRSHTGEMPYTCTHCGKGFSSKSHLNVHTRSHTGERPYLCAECPKRFLTLNCLKRHTLSHNGVKPFKCPNCEREFSQQGNLKRHLATHKPDT; translated from the exons atggcGTGGAAAAGCAAAG GTCCCCCTCTTCCACCGGCCTCCTTACGCCTCCTTGTCCCCCCAGTGAGACTAATGTCTGCTTTCATATGGCAAGTAGCCCAGCAGCACAGTGTGATGCAGTATGACAAGCTGGTGGACTTCATAAGTCTGGCGACAGAGATGGTCCCAGAGCTTCTGAGTCCCAGTCAGAGAGTTCAGCTCATCCTGGGCCTGAGAGCAAGG CTGGTCCTGGAGCTGTGTCGTGGCGATGGCGTTGCCAACCTGCAGACCATCCAGAGCCACCTGGATAAAATCCACGCCTGCAGTACTGAACTGAGCTCCACTGATCAGATG GCTGGTGGTGATATACTGAAGACCTCTTACACCAACTTTGCCAGCCTGGTTCAGAACCTTTTGAATGTTCCTTTTGAAAAGGAGTTCTTCTTCCAA GAGGTTTTTCCTGCAAACTATGGCTCTAACTACGACCAAAGACTGGAGCAGCTGGTGTCTGAGTTTCTGTCCAGGCTGGAGCAGCTGCTGCCCATACCAGACCTGCACCAG ACAGCAGCATGGCTCACTGAAACATCATCTGTGGCAGAAGACTTTGGACAACATCTGTCTGAACCCTTGGCCCTGAAGACTCTGCTGCTTCATCACAGACAGTCAGGGACTCTCAGCTCTG CTCCTTCCAGCAGCGAGGAAGATATCCTGTTGTCCACGCTGGCCCTCCCTGCTCAAACTGGAGTGGAGAGGTTCAGTGAGCCTTACAGTGAGGATGATGATTATGACTATGAGGAAGAGACCCTGGTGTTGGAAGATTTAGAAGAAGTCTCGAGTCAAAGCTCAGGCGTCACTGCAGACGATTGGTCGCCAAAAAGGGAATCAG GTCTGTCCCGTTTATTCATCTGCCCTCAGTGTTCATTCGCTCATCGCATAAAGAGAAAGGTCGAAGAGCACATCCAGAGTGAGCACCACATGACAGCTCCCATTCAGAAAAAGCTGTCTGTGAAAAAGTCCAGAGTAAAGACTCAGCAGCAGAAAAGTAAAGACTTGAAAgctgaaaagaagaaagtagGAGGCACtttggagaaaaagaggaaacgcaaacaaaaagacagtgTTGAAAAAAAGCGTGAACGTAAACAGAAGAAGGACAATTTGGAAAACAAGAAACGACGTAGACGGAAAGAGCCAACAGGGGAAGACAAAAGGTTTCTCAGCACGAGACCTGTGAACAAAAActtcacagaggaagagacCAAATGCCCCAAATGTGAAAAGGTTTTTGAACATCCAAACCAACTGAAGACTCACATGAAGTTCCACAGCTTCCCGTACCACTGCAGCCAGTGCGAGAAGGGATTCACCAGCCAGTCAGGTTATTATCAGCACCAGAGACTCCACAAGAGAGGGCGGATATTCATCTGCAGCCAGTGCAACAAGGGATTCCTGTGCAACTATGCGCTCAAGCAGCACGAACGCCTGCACGAAGGCCACAGCAACCTGTGTACAATCTGCGGGAAAGGCTTCAGCAAAACGGGCATCACGAGACACATGCAGATGCACAGAGGGGAGAAGAACTTCTTGTGCACCACATGCGGGAAGTCGTTTTTGTCCTCTggcgagctgctgctgcacactcGGTCTCACACGGGCGAGATGCCGTACACCTGCACGCACTGCGGGAAGGGCTTCTCCAGCAAGAGTCACCTGAACGTCCACACGCGCTCTCACACGGGGGAGCGTCCGTACCTGTGCGCAGAGTGCCCGAAGCGCTTCCTCACACTGAACTGCCTGAAGAGACACACGCTCAGCCACAACGGGGTGAAACCATTCAAGTGTCCcaactgtgagagagagttcTCCCAGCAGGGGAATCTCAAGAGACACTTGGCAACTCATAAACCTGACACGTAA